The proteins below are encoded in one region of Paenibacillus sp. YYML68:
- the ureG gene encoding urease accessory protein UreG produces the protein MCQGGAHHHHEWEQTEVASLKRPIRFGIGGPVGSGKTALVERLARRLNGRYSVAVITNDIYTKEDANILIRSEALPAERIIGVETGGCPHTAIREDASMNFEAIEELERRFTNLDIIFIESGGDNLAAAFSPELVDRFIYIIDVAQGEKIPRKGGPGIMRSDMLVINKIDLAPHVGASLQVMEDDTKRMRGDRPYIFTNLFSGQGLDTIIDWIEHESARS, from the coding sequence ATGTGTCAAGGTGGCGCGCATCATCATCATGAATGGGAACAGACCGAGGTGGCGAGCTTGAAGCGGCCGATCCGGTTCGGAATCGGAGGTCCGGTCGGCTCCGGCAAGACGGCTCTCGTTGAGCGGCTGGCGCGAAGGTTGAACGGACGGTACAGCGTGGCGGTCATTACGAACGATATTTATACGAAGGAAGATGCGAACATCTTGATCCGCTCGGAGGCGCTTCCCGCAGAGCGCATTATTGGGGTCGAGACGGGCGGCTGTCCGCATACGGCGATTCGCGAGGATGCCTCGATGAACTTCGAGGCGATCGAGGAGCTGGAGCGGAGGTTCACCAACCTCGACATCATCTTCATTGAGAGTGGCGGCGACAACCTGGCAGCGGCGTTCAGTCCGGAGCTGGTTGATCGGTTCATCTACATTATCGACGTGGCCCAAGGGGAGAAGATTCCGCGCAAGGGCGGACCGGGCATTATGCGCTCTGACATGCTCGTCATTAACAAAATCGACCTTGCACCGCACGTCGGCGCAAGCCTTCAGGTGATGGAGGACGATACGAAGCGGATGCGCGGCGATCGACCATATATTTTCACCAACCTGTTCAGCGGTCAAGGGCTAGATACGATCATCGATTGGATTGAGCATGAGAGCGCCCGCTCTTAA
- a CDS encoding urease accessory protein UreF, whose product MKQRTDNRPASPLEEVGRRHIGNESTGPTESNVQADFSWLSYVQWLDSALPIGGFSHSFGLETLVQEEVIVKPEQLRDYIVTMLHSSWAPSDALLVKAVYTYAQQGAWEELWQLERRQHVQRAAFETREGVAKMGRRLYQLASSVYPGFEWEPLASALRSGRCLGTHPLLHGWVSRSLGAPLEAAAEGYLYTCTMTCINSGLRLMSMGQTEGQRLFAALFPVIRDAWREVAALDPQEAGFGNTPYTDIAMMRHEALYSRLFMS is encoded by the coding sequence ATGAAGCAGCGAACGGACAACCGTCCGGCAAGCCCACTGGAGGAGGTCGGACGCCGACATATCGGTAATGAATCGACCGGACCGACCGAATCGAATGTGCAGGCGGATTTCTCTTGGCTATCCTATGTCCAGTGGCTCGACTCGGCACTTCCAATCGGTGGCTTCTCCCATTCCTTCGGGCTGGAGACGCTCGTGCAGGAGGAGGTGATCGTCAAGCCGGAGCAGCTGCGTGACTACATCGTGACGATGCTTCATAGCAGCTGGGCGCCGTCTGACGCGCTGCTCGTGAAGGCTGTGTATACGTACGCGCAGCAGGGGGCGTGGGAGGAGCTGTGGCAGCTTGAGCGGCGGCAACACGTCCAGCGGGCGGCGTTCGAGACGAGGGAGGGTGTCGCCAAGATGGGCCGCAGGCTGTATCAGCTGGCGAGCTCGGTGTACCCCGGCTTCGAGTGGGAGCCGCTAGCATCTGCGCTTCGGAGCGGCCGTTGCCTCGGCACGCATCCGCTGCTGCACGGCTGGGTGAGCCGCAGCCTCGGTGCACCGCTCGAGGCTGCGGCCGAGGGCTATCTGTACACCTGCACGATGACTTGCATTAACAGTGGGCTGCGCCTCATGTCGATGGGACAGACCGAGGGGCAGCGGCTGTTCGCGGCGCTGTTCCCGGTCATCCGAGACGCTTGGCGGGAGGTAGCGGCGCTCGACCCGCAGGAGGCTGGCTTTGGCAACACACCGTATACGGACATCGCTATGATGCGTCATGAGGCACTCTATTCACGATTATTTATGTCCTGA
- the ureC gene encoding urease subunit alpha — MAEMERSAYAMMFGPTVGDAVRLADTDLWAVVERDYTVYGDECKFGGGKVIRDGMGQSSHHTRADGVLDTLITNALIIDYTGIVKADIGLRDGIIVGIGKAGNPDIMDGVHPNMIVGASTEIIAGEGKIITAGGIDAHIHYICPQQIETALSSGVTTMIGGGTGPAAGTNATTCTPGKWHMSRMLEAAEAFPMNLGFTGKGNASFPEPLVEQVEAGAIGLKLHEDWGTTPASIDTCLAIADQYDVQVAIHTDTLNEAGFVEDTIRAIGGRTIHTYHTEGAGGGHAPDIIRIASELNVLPSSTNPTRPFTINTAEEHLDMLMVCHHLDSRIPEDVAFADSRIRPETIAAEDILHDLGVFSMISSDSQAMGRVGEVIIRTWQTADKMKQQRGVLEPVNADEVAAHLPGTDNFRIKRYIAKYTINPAITHGVSHLVGSVEVGKVADLVVWSPAFFGVKPDMVLKSGMIAFAQMGDPNASIPTPQPVFGRPMFGAFGKAVLTSSITFISQAAYDLGVHQELSLEKRIEPIRGCRSVTKKSMILNGETPKLEVNPETYEVKVDGVPITCEPAKELPMAQRYFLF, encoded by the coding sequence ATGGCGGAGATGGAACGAAGCGCATATGCGATGATGTTCGGCCCGACGGTCGGGGACGCGGTGCGTCTGGCGGATACTGACCTGTGGGCGGTCGTCGAGCGCGATTATACGGTGTACGGCGACGAATGCAAGTTCGGTGGCGGCAAGGTTATCCGCGACGGGATGGGGCAGTCGAGCCACCACACGCGTGCGGATGGCGTGCTCGATACGCTCATTACGAATGCGCTCATTATTGATTATACCGGTATTGTGAAGGCCGATATCGGTCTGCGGGACGGAATCATCGTCGGCATCGGCAAGGCGGGCAACCCGGACATTATGGACGGCGTTCATCCGAATATGATCGTCGGGGCCTCAACTGAGATTATTGCAGGTGAAGGTAAAATCATTACCGCTGGCGGCATCGACGCTCACATTCATTATATATGTCCGCAGCAGATCGAGACGGCGCTGTCGTCCGGCGTGACGACGATGATCGGCGGCGGTACGGGTCCGGCTGCAGGCACGAATGCAACGACGTGTACGCCCGGCAAGTGGCACATGAGCCGGATGCTGGAGGCGGCCGAGGCGTTCCCGATGAACCTCGGCTTCACGGGCAAGGGCAACGCTTCGTTCCCCGAGCCGCTGGTCGAGCAGGTCGAGGCCGGGGCGATCGGGCTGAAGCTGCATGAGGACTGGGGGACGACCCCCGCGTCGATCGATACGTGTCTTGCGATCGCGGACCAATATGACGTTCAGGTGGCGATCCATACGGATACGCTGAATGAGGCGGGCTTCGTAGAGGATACGATCCGTGCTATCGGCGGGCGTACGATCCATACGTATCATACCGAAGGGGCGGGCGGCGGCCATGCGCCCGACATTATTCGCATTGCGTCGGAGTTGAACGTGCTGCCGTCATCGACGAATCCGACACGTCCTTTTACCATTAATACAGCGGAAGAGCATCTCGATATGCTGATGGTATGTCACCACTTGGACAGTCGCATTCCGGAGGATGTTGCCTTCGCGGATTCGCGTATTCGTCCGGAGACGATCGCGGCAGAAGACATTCTGCACGATCTGGGCGTGTTCAGCATGATCAGCTCGGATTCACAGGCGATGGGACGAGTTGGCGAGGTCATCATCCGCACGTGGCAGACGGCAGATAAGATGAAGCAGCAGCGCGGCGTGCTGGAGCCTGTGAATGCAGACGAAGTTGCTGCGCACCTTCCCGGTACAGATAACTTCAGAATTAAGCGCTACATTGCCAAATATACGATTAATCCGGCGATTACGCACGGCGTCTCTCATCTGGTCGGCTCGGTCGAGGTCGGCAAGGTGGCTGATCTGGTCGTCTGGAGTCCAGCGTTCTTCGGGGTGAAGCCGGATATGGTGCTCAAGAGCGGCATGATCGCCTTCGCCCAGATGGGCGATCCGAATGCTTCGATCCCGACGCCGCAGCCGGTATTCGGGCGTCCGATGTTCGGCGCCTTCGGCAAGGCGGTGCTCACGAGCAGCATCACCTTCATCTCACAGGCGGCATACGATCTGGGTGTGCATCAGGAGCTGAGCCTCGAGAAGCGTATCGAGCCGATTCGCGGCTGCCGCAGCGTGACGAAGAAGAGTATGATTCTGAACGGGGAGACGCCGAAGCTCGAGGTGAATCCGGAGACGTATGAGGTGAAGGTGGACGGCGTTCCGATCACGTGTGAGCCAGCGAAGGAGCTGCCGATGGCGCAGCGGTATTTCTTATTCTAG
- a CDS encoding urease subunit beta, whose amino-acid sequence MIPGEIRAASGTISINAGKSTVQLIVTNMGDRPVQVGSHYHFYETNRGLRFDRALAFGRRLDIPAGTAVRFEPGEEKAVTLTELGGSRVSYGLNSLTKGEALPGQQTDELRRRLEAWEEEGG is encoded by the coding sequence ATGATACCAGGCGAAATTAGAGCGGCCTCCGGGACGATTTCAATAAATGCAGGCAAGTCGACGGTACAGCTGATCGTGACGAACATGGGAGACCGTCCCGTGCAGGTCGGTTCCCACTACCATTTCTATGAGACGAATCGGGGCTTGCGGTTCGACCGTGCGCTGGCGTTCGGCAGACGGCTCGATATTCCGGCCGGGACGGCTGTGCGCTTCGAGCCGGGCGAGGAGAAGGCGGTTACGCTAACTGAGCTAGGCGGCAGCAGAGTCTCCTACGGACTGAACAGCTTGACGAAGGGCGAAGCGCTGCCTGGGCAGCAGACAGACGAACTGCGTCGCAGGCTCGAGGCTTGGGAAGAGGAAGGGGGCTAG
- a CDS encoding urease subunit gamma, whose translation MNLTEREKEKLLITVAADLARRRLNRGVKLNYPESVALITSEIMEGARDGMTVAQLMQYGTTILTADQVMTGIPEMIHEVQVEATFPDGTKLVTVHQPIRHA comes from the coding sequence ATGAACCTGACAGAAAGGGAGAAGGAGAAGCTGCTCATTACGGTGGCGGCCGACCTCGCCAGAAGACGTCTGAACCGGGGCGTGAAGCTCAATTATCCGGAGAGCGTTGCTCTGATTACATCCGAGATTATGGAGGGCGCCCGTGATGGGATGACCGTTGCCCAGCTGATGCAATACGGGACGACGATATTGACCGCGGATCAGGTGATGACGGGCATACCGGAGATGATCCATGAGGTGCAGGTCGAGGCGACGTTCCCGGATGGGACGAAGCTCGTGACGGTGCATCAGCCGATTCGGCATGCCTAA
- the urtA gene encoding urea ABC transporter substrate-binding protein, which translates to MSFTALLAGCATEKPASTGEATSSQAAPEGDTVPVGVLHSLTGTMSISEVSVRDASLMAIEEINKAGGLLGKQLKPIVEDGASDWPTFAEKTKKLLQKDKAVVIFGGWTSASRKAVLPVVEQNKGLFVYPVQYEGLESSPNIFYTGATTNQQIVPAVTWLLENKGKKFFLLGSDYVFPRTANKIIKEQLKAEGGTLIAEEYTPLGHTDYNTIISKIKKEKPDVVFNTLNGDSNVAFFKQLKDAGITTKDLTTLSVSIAEEEIRGIGASVLEGHYAAWNYFQTTDTPENKKFVEAYKAKYGADRVTDDPIEAGYFGVYVWAEAVKKAGSFDVEKVKAAAKDIEINAPGGKIKFDGESQHVYKTVRIGEIMANGQFKEVWNSGSPVKPDPFLKTYPWGAEVTKK; encoded by the coding sequence ATGTCATTCACTGCACTATTGGCAGGCTGCGCTACAGAGAAGCCAGCATCAACAGGTGAAGCCACCTCCTCGCAAGCCGCACCGGAAGGCGACACCGTACCTGTAGGCGTCCTCCACTCGCTGACCGGCACGATGTCCATCAGTGAAGTATCTGTCCGCGACGCTTCGCTCATGGCGATTGAGGAGATCAACAAGGCAGGCGGCCTGCTCGGCAAGCAGCTGAAGCCAATCGTCGAGGATGGCGCATCCGACTGGCCGACGTTCGCTGAGAAGACGAAGAAGCTGCTGCAGAAGGATAAGGCTGTCGTCATCTTCGGTGGATGGACATCCGCAAGCCGTAAGGCGGTGCTGCCGGTCGTCGAGCAGAACAAGGGATTGTTCGTCTACCCGGTACAATATGAGGGTTTGGAATCATCTCCTAACATCTTCTACACGGGCGCAACAACGAACCAGCAGATCGTCCCTGCCGTAACATGGCTGCTCGAGAACAAGGGTAAGAAGTTCTTCCTGCTCGGCTCGGACTACGTCTTCCCTAGAACGGCGAACAAGATCATCAAGGAGCAGCTGAAGGCTGAAGGCGGTACCTTGATTGCTGAAGAATATACACCACTTGGACATACGGACTACAATACTATTATTAGCAAAATCAAGAAAGAAAAACCTGACGTCGTCTTCAACACACTGAACGGAGACAGCAACGTCGCCTTCTTCAAGCAGCTGAAGGACGCAGGGATTACGACGAAGGATCTGACGACACTGTCTGTCAGCATCGCCGAGGAAGAAATTCGCGGCATCGGTGCCTCCGTCCTCGAAGGCCACTACGCAGCGTGGAACTATTTCCAGACGACCGACACGCCGGAGAACAAGAAGTTCGTCGAGGCGTACAAGGCGAAGTATGGCGCAGACCGCGTGACTGACGACCCGATCGAGGCTGGATATTTCGGCGTCTACGTATGGGCGGAAGCAGTGAAGAAGGCGGGCTCCTTCGACGTCGAGAAGGTGAAGGCTGCTGCCAAGGACATCGAGATTAACGCGCCAGGCGGCAAAATCAAGTTCGACGGCGAAAGCCAGCACGTCTACAAGACAGTACGCATTGGTGAAATTATGGCCAACGGCCAGTTCAAGGAAGTATGGAACTCCGGCAGCCCTGTGAAGCCGGACCCGTTCCTCAAGACGTACCCTTGGGGCGCCGAAGTGACCAAGAAATAA
- the urtB gene encoding urea ABC transporter permease subunit UrtB, whose translation MSLLLLQLFNGISLSSILLLIALGLAITFGLMNVINMAHGEFIMIGAYMTYMIQQLFQKLLPESAFGYYFILSLGVAFAVAFTIGWLLETTLIRYLYGRPLDSLLATWGVSLVLQQVARSIFGAPNVAVTAPAWLDGGLAINDELMLPYKRLFIIALVAISILVIYLYMYRTRGGRNMQAVMQNRGMAACLGISTRRVDAQAFAFGSGMAGIAGCALTLLGPIGPSIGTYYIVDAFMVVVLGGIGKLIGTVVGALGIGVLNTAFEYSTSATLGKVIVFTLIIAFLQWKPSGLVTIKSRALD comes from the coding sequence ATGAGCCTATTGCTCTTACAGCTATTCAATGGCATCTCGCTTAGCTCTATTCTGCTCCTGATCGCGCTCGGACTCGCCATTACGTTCGGACTCATGAACGTCATCAATATGGCACACGGCGAGTTCATTATGATCGGCGCTTATATGACGTATATGATTCAGCAGCTGTTTCAGAAGCTGCTTCCGGAATCCGCCTTCGGCTATTATTTCATTCTATCGCTCGGTGTCGCCTTCGCCGTCGCGTTCACAATCGGCTGGCTGCTCGAGACGACGCTCATCCGCTACTTGTACGGTCGCCCGCTCGACAGCTTGCTCGCGACCTGGGGCGTCTCCCTCGTGCTGCAGCAGGTGGCGCGCTCGATCTTCGGCGCACCGAACGTCGCGGTCACCGCACCAGCTTGGCTCGATGGCGGTCTTGCGATCAACGACGAGCTCATGCTCCCGTACAAGAGACTATTCATCATCGCACTCGTCGCGATCAGCATTCTCGTCATCTACCTGTACATGTACCGTACGCGGGGCGGCCGCAACATGCAGGCCGTCATGCAGAACCGCGGCATGGCTGCCTGCCTCGGCATCTCGACACGCCGCGTCGACGCACAGGCGTTCGCCTTCGGCTCTGGCATGGCCGGCATCGCAGGCTGCGCGCTGACACTGCTCGGTCCGATTGGACCGTCGATCGGCACCTACTACATCGTCGACGCCTTCATGGTCGTCGTACTCGGCGGCATCGGCAAGCTGATCGGCACCGTCGTCGGCGCACTCGGCATCGGCGTGCTGAACACCGCATTCGAGTACAGCACGAGCGCCACGCTCGGCAAGGTCATCGTATTCACCTTAATTATCGCCTTCCTCCAATGGAAGCCATCCGGTCTTGTGACGATCAAGTCGCGAGCGCTGGATTAG
- the urtC gene encoding urea ABC transporter permease subunit UrtC produces MMLAPSNVKIKIVLSVVLIGLLLLAPTVLSEFRLSLLGKFLAYAVLAMGLDLIWGYTGILSLGHGVYFGLGAYCMAMHLKLTASGGELPDFMSWSGVEKLPWFWAPFESATLALLLAILVPMAVAFVLGYLTFRNRIKGTFFSILSQALVIITVTLFIGQQGYTGGTNGLTNFDTFLGIPLGDPATKLGLYYATVGIAAISLVLCLWLASSRLGKILVAIRDAENRVRFIGYNPVTFKVFIYCLSAAFAGLAGILFVLQEGIISPAQMGIVPSIEMVLWVAIGGRATVFGALIGAVVTNSAKTMFSEAYPEWWPIMLGGLFIIVVLFFPKGIVGTITDLFQRWKPRKLQAPAAVSLTGARASASTAAYGTTDSRKS; encoded by the coding sequence ATGATGCTTGCACCTTCTAATGTGAAGATCAAAATTGTACTAAGCGTCGTGCTCATCGGCCTGCTGCTGCTGGCGCCGACGGTACTGTCGGAGTTCCGACTATCGCTACTGGGCAAATTCCTCGCCTACGCCGTGCTCGCGATGGGGCTAGACCTCATCTGGGGCTATACCGGCATCCTAAGCCTCGGTCACGGCGTCTACTTCGGCCTCGGCGCGTACTGCATGGCGATGCACCTGAAGCTGACCGCCTCGGGCGGCGAGCTCCCCGATTTCATGTCCTGGAGCGGCGTCGAGAAGCTGCCTTGGTTCTGGGCACCGTTCGAATCAGCCACCCTCGCACTGCTGCTTGCCATACTCGTACCGATGGCGGTCGCCTTCGTGCTCGGCTACTTGACGTTCCGCAACCGGATCAAGGGAACGTTCTTCTCGATCCTGTCTCAGGCACTCGTCATCATTACCGTCACACTGTTCATCGGGCAGCAGGGCTACACCGGCGGTACGAACGGACTGACGAATTTCGATACGTTCCTTGGCATTCCGCTGGGCGATCCCGCAACGAAGCTGGGACTGTACTACGCAACCGTCGGCATTGCCGCTATCTCTCTTGTGCTGTGTCTGTGGCTCGCCTCTAGCCGTCTCGGTAAAATATTGGTCGCGATCCGCGACGCTGAGAACCGCGTCCGCTTCATCGGCTACAATCCGGTGACGTTCAAGGTGTTCATCTACTGCTTATCCGCAGCGTTCGCCGGACTCGCTGGCATACTGTTCGTACTGCAGGAGGGCATCATATCGCCGGCGCAGATGGGCATCGTACCATCCATCGAGATGGTGCTGTGGGTGGCGATTGGCGGTCGGGCAACTGTGTTCGGCGCTCTGATCGGCGCAGTCGTGACGAATTCAGCGAAGACGATGTTCAGTGAGGCGTACCCGGAATGGTGGCCGATTATGCTCGGCGGCTTGTTCATCATCGTTGTTCTGTTCTTCCCCAAAGGCATTGTCGGCACGATCACCGACCTGTTCCAGCGCTGGAAGCCGCGCAAGCTGCAAGCTCCTGCCGCAGTCAGTCTGACAGGCGCACGAGCCTCAGCTTCCACCGCTGCATACGGAACGACCGACTCGCGTAAATCATAG
- the urtD gene encoding urea ABC transporter ATP-binding protein UrtD, which translates to MAMVYTSTPSAQARAEAPLIRVEELEVDFDGFKAIRNLNFSVRSGELRFLIGPNGAGKTTLLDVLCGKVKPSKGHVLFKGHIDLTKYQEHQIAQQGVGRKFQAPSIFGTLSVQENMLLSMRQKRGLLSSLITKTRPEQKEKLHYYLDMIGLTGQAQERAGALSHGQKQWLEIGMLLIQEPELLLLDEPAAGMTDSETEKTGELLVRIASKQTVIVVEHDMDFVRQFAETVTVMHEGSVLREGSMEDIQNDEKVAEVYLGRRGERHE; encoded by the coding sequence ATGGCAATGGTATATACGTCTACACCGTCCGCACAAGCTCGTGCCGAAGCGCCGCTCATTCGAGTCGAGGAGCTCGAGGTCGACTTCGACGGGTTCAAGGCGATACGGAACCTGAACTTCTCTGTCCGTTCAGGGGAGCTCCGCTTCCTGATCGGACCGAACGGAGCAGGCAAGACGACGCTTCTTGACGTGCTGTGCGGCAAGGTGAAGCCCTCGAAGGGGCACGTCCTCTTCAAGGGACATATCGATCTGACGAAGTATCAGGAGCATCAGATTGCTCAGCAAGGGGTGGGCAGGAAATTCCAGGCTCCATCCATCTTCGGCACGTTGTCGGTCCAAGAGAATATGCTGCTGTCTATGCGGCAGAAGCGCGGATTGCTCAGCTCCCTCATTACGAAGACCCGTCCAGAGCAGAAGGAAAAGCTGCATTATTATCTCGACATGATCGGACTGACCGGCCAGGCTCAGGAGCGCGCAGGCGCACTCTCCCACGGCCAGAAGCAGTGGCTCGAGATCGGGATGCTGCTCATCCAGGAGCCGGAGCTGCTGCTGCTCGACGAGCCAGCGGCCGGCATGACCGATAGCGAGACCGAGAAGACAGGTGAGCTGCTCGTACGTATCGCCAGCAAGCAGACGGTCATCGTCGTCGAGCACGACATGGACTTCGTGCGCCAGTTCGCCGAGACGGTGACGGTCATGCATGAGGGCTCTGTTCTTCGCGAAGGGTCGATGGAGGACATTCAGAACGATGAGAAGGTAGCAGAGGTGTACTTGGGACGGCGAGGTGAGCGGCATGA